The following is a genomic window from Gymnodinialimonas ceratoperidinii.
CGCCGGTGCGCGCCACGTGGGTGCCGCCGCAAAGCTCCAGCGAGTAGGTATCCCCGCCCGTGCCCTTGCCCGAGCCCGCCAGCGCGCCCATGGAGACCACGCGCACCTCGTCGCCGTATTTCTCACCGAACAGCGCCTGCGCGCCGAGGCCGCGGGCGTCATCGGGGGTCATCACCCGAGTTTCCACCGCGCCGTTCTGGCGGATGTATTCATTCACCTCGGCCTCGACCTGGGCCAGCTCCTCAAGGCTCAGCGCCTTGCCGTGGCTGAAGTCGAAGCGCAGCCGATCGGGTGCATTGAGCGAGCCGCGCTGCGCCACGTGATCGCCAAGCGCGCGGCGGAGCGCCTCGTGCAGCAGGTGGGTGGCGGAGTGGTTGGCGCGAATGGTTGTGCGGCGCTCATGGTCGACCGTCAGCTCCGCGCCCTGCCCCACCTTGATCTCGCCCTCGCTCACCTCGCCGATGTGCAGGAACACGTCCGCCACCTTGCGCGTATCGGTCACGGTCACGACGCCGCTTTCGGTGCGGATCACGCCGGTGTCGCCGACCTGACCACCCGCTTCGGCGTAGAACGGCGTCTGGTTGACCACGACGGTCACGCTGCCCGTGGCCGCATCCACCGTCGCGCCGTCCTGCACCAGCGCCAGGACCTGGCCCTCGGCCACTTCGGTGTCGTAGCCCAGGAACTCGGTCACGCCGTGCTTCTCTGCGATGTCGAACCAGATCGTGGCATCCGCCGCGTCGCCGGACCCGCTCCAGGCGGCGCGGGCCTTGGCCTTCTGCTCGGCCATGGCGCTGTCGAAGCCCTCGGTGTCCACAGCGCGCCCCTGCTCGCGCAGGGCGTCCTGCGTCAGATCGAGGGGGAAGCCGTAGGTGTCATAGAGCTTGAACGCCGCCTCGCCGGGCAGGTTTCCACCCTCGGGCAGCTTCGCCACTTCGTCATCCAGCAGCTTCAGGCCACGGTCGAGGGTCTGGCGGAAGCGTTCTTCCTCCAGCTTCAGGGTCTCGGTGATCAACGATTGCGCTTGCCCGAGCTCGGCATAGGCCTGCCCCATCTGGCTCACCAGCGCGGGCACGAGGCGATACATCAGCGGGTCCTTCGCGCCGAGCAAATGCGCGTGACGCATGGCGCGGCGCATGATCCGCCGTAGCACGTAGCCGCGCCCGTCGTTCGAGGGCATGACGCCGTCGGCAATCAGGAAGGAGGTGGAGCGCAGATGGTCCGCGATCACCCGGTGGTGCACGTTCTGATCGCCGTCGAGATCGGTCGACGACGCATGGGCCGAGGCCTCCATCAGCGCGCGCATCGTGTCGGTGTCGTAGTTGTCGTGGGAGCCCTGAAGCAGCGCCCCGATCCGCTCCAGCCCCATGCCGGTGTCGATCGACTGCATGTCGAGCGGCACCATCGAGCCATCGGCGAACTGCTCGTTCTGCATG
Proteins encoded in this region:
- the alaS gene encoding alanine--tRNA ligase → MTSLNDIRSTFLDYFGRQGHEIVPSSPLVPRNDPTLMFVNSGMVQFKNLFTGVETRDYVRATSAQKCVRAGGKHNDLDNVGYTARHHTFFEMLGNFSFGDYFKEDAIRYAWELITKDFGLAKDRLYVTVYHTDDEAFEIWKKVGVPEDRIIRIATSDNFWQMGPTGPCGPCTEIFYDHGEHIWGGPPGSPEEDGDRFIEIWNIVFMQNEQFADGSMVPLDMQSIDTGMGLERIGALLQGSHDNYDTDTMRALMEASAHASSTDLDGDQNVHHRVIADHLRSTSFLIADGVMPSNDGRGYVLRRIMRRAMRHAHLLGAKDPLMYRLVPALVSQMGQAYAELGQAQSLITETLKLEEERFRQTLDRGLKLLDDEVAKLPEGGNLPGEAAFKLYDTYGFPLDLTQDALREQGRAVDTEGFDSAMAEQKAKARAAWSGSGDAADATIWFDIAEKHGVTEFLGYDTEVAEGQVLALVQDGATVDAATGSVTVVVNQTPFYAEAGGQVGDTGVIRTESGVVTVTDTRKVADVFLHIGEVSEGEIKVGQGAELTVDHERRTTIRANHSATHLLHEALRRALGDHVAQRGSLNAPDRLRFDFSHGKALSLEELAQVEAEVNEYIRQNGAVETRVMTPDDARGLGAQALFGEKYGDEVRVVSMGALAGSGKGTGGDTYSLELCGGTHVARTGDIGVFVTLGDSASSAGVRRIEALTGPAAFEYLSEQDHRMAALAQELNAQPGDVIDRVKALKDDRKKLENEVAQLRRELAMAGGASAPEATEVNGIAFHGQALSGVTGKDLAGIVDEHKARLGSGAVVLVADTGGKAAVAAGVTDDLKDRISAVDLVRAAVVELGGKGGGGRPDFAQGGGASAENAEAALAAAKAVLAQAG